A genomic segment from Anaeromyxobacter sp. encodes:
- a CDS encoding HAD-IG family 5'-nucleotidase, which produces MPRAHQRSDEAADQVVEAALGPALAAEVEALLAAPVAGRRDVPPERQVFVNRNLRMDKIEAVGFDMDYTLAIYQLRELEDLAFRMTVARLVAHHGYPAALSAARYDPAFVIRGLVVDKQHGNLFKMDRHNHVGRGTHGRRPIPDAALQRLYREEKIHLSSPRFAWIDTLFALPEACLFAEAIELLEAGGGAVDYVRLYDDIREAIDTVHRDGSLKVVVRADLARYLVKDPELGGALHRLRSGGKKLFLLTNSLTDYTDAVMRHVLDGLLPEYPSWRNYFDAVVTGAQKPGFFSEHRPLLLLGPDGLPAGEASALERGRTYQGGDLWRLEELLGIGGDRILYVGDHIYGDILRSRKSSLWRTCLVVEELERELLWLTGHREALAELAALEALRVRLEDAIASHRTALNLAERRLDREPAGDGRAWAEGERRRLKAELDTLRRALKVAQARLEEVAQALEAGVNPQWGLTFKEGNENSRLGEQVENYACLYTSRVSNLAYYSPVERYRSPRAAMPHERATVVLSSWGEEHAPAAAAARPSKASKASR; this is translated from the coding sequence ATGCCACGCGCGCACCAGCGGAGCGATGAGGCGGCCGACCAGGTGGTGGAGGCCGCCCTGGGCCCGGCCCTGGCGGCCGAGGTCGAGGCCCTGCTGGCGGCGCCGGTGGCCGGCCGGCGCGACGTCCCGCCGGAGCGGCAGGTCTTCGTCAACCGGAACCTGCGCATGGACAAGATCGAGGCCGTCGGCTTCGACATGGACTACACGCTGGCCATCTACCAGCTGCGCGAGCTGGAGGACCTGGCCTTCCGCATGACGGTGGCGCGGCTGGTGGCCCACCACGGCTACCCGGCGGCGCTGTCGGCCGCCCGCTACGACCCGGCCTTCGTCATCCGCGGCCTGGTGGTGGACAAGCAGCACGGCAACCTCTTCAAGATGGACCGCCACAACCACGTGGGGCGCGGCACCCACGGCCGCCGGCCCATCCCCGACGCGGCGCTGCAGCGGCTGTACCGGGAGGAGAAGATCCACCTCTCCTCGCCGCGCTTCGCCTGGATCGACACCCTCTTCGCCCTGCCCGAGGCCTGCCTGTTCGCCGAGGCCATCGAGCTCTTGGAGGCGGGCGGCGGGGCGGTCGACTACGTCCGGCTCTACGACGACATCCGCGAGGCCATCGACACCGTCCACCGCGACGGCAGCCTCAAGGTGGTGGTGCGGGCCGACCTGGCGCGCTACCTGGTCAAGGACCCCGAGCTGGGTGGGGCGCTCCACCGGCTCCGCTCCGGCGGCAAGAAGCTCTTCCTGCTCACCAACTCGCTAACCGACTACACCGACGCGGTGATGCGCCACGTGCTGGACGGGCTGCTGCCCGAGTACCCGAGCTGGCGGAACTACTTCGACGCGGTGGTGACCGGCGCCCAGAAGCCGGGCTTCTTCTCGGAGCACCGCCCGCTGCTGCTGCTGGGCCCGGACGGGCTGCCGGCCGGCGAGGCCAGCGCGCTGGAGCGCGGCCGCACCTACCAGGGCGGCGACCTGTGGCGGCTCGAGGAGCTGCTGGGCATCGGCGGCGACCGCATCCTCTACGTCGGCGATCACATCTACGGCGACATCCTGCGCTCGCGGAAGAGCTCGCTGTGGCGCACCTGCCTGGTGGTGGAGGAGCTGGAGCGGGAGCTGCTGTGGCTGACCGGCCACCGCGAGGCGCTGGCCGAGCTGGCCGCGCTGGAGGCCCTGCGGGTGCGGCTGGAGGACGCCATCGCCTCCCACCGCACCGCCCTCAACCTGGCCGAGCGCCGGCTGGACCGCGAGCCGGCCGGCGACGGCCGCGCCTGGGCGGAGGGCGAGCGGCGGCGCCTCAAGGCCGAGCTCGACACCCTGCGGCGGGCCCTCAAGGTGGCGCAGGCGCGGCTCGAGGAGGTGGCGCAGGCGCTGGAGGCCGGCGTCAACCCGCAGTGGGGGCTCACCTTCAAGGAGGGGAACGAGAACTCCCGCCTGGGCGAGCAGGTGGAGAACTACGCCTGCCTCTACACCAGCCGGGTCTCCAACCTGGCCTACTACTCGCCGGTGGAGCGCTACCGCTCGCCGCGGGCGGCCATGCCGCACGAGCGGGCCACCGTGGTGCTCTCCTCCTGGGGCGAGGAGCACGCCCCGGCCGCGGCCGCGGCGCGACCGTCCAAGGCCAGCAAGGCCAGCCGCTAG